In Bdellovibrio bacteriovorus, the following are encoded in one genomic region:
- a CDS encoding sulfite exporter TauE/SafE family protein: protein MMTSSLVLALSIVSTSFLGSWHCAAMCGPVASLMAQRKSLVSYHLGRLVSYATLGGVAGSLGQVFLNSHVVTLRWISASFLALFLFYLAMSMLFPKRFKSPGQWSYLKNLIQRFHSAKFFRSRNSGWVFGLLTALLPCGWLYTYVLAAMASGSIWSGVLVMTLFWLGGLPVLYSAPQLIKSLIAGTPARNQKIAGFVLIFSSFYSLCVFMFAHH, encoded by the coding sequence ATGATGACAAGCTCCCTGGTTCTTGCGCTCAGCATTGTGTCGACCAGCTTCTTAGGAAGCTGGCATTGTGCTGCGATGTGTGGACCGGTGGCAAGTTTGATGGCGCAAAGAAAGTCCTTAGTCAGTTATCACTTAGGTCGTCTGGTTTCTTACGCCACTTTGGGTGGTGTTGCGGGAAGCTTAGGGCAAGTTTTTTTAAATTCCCATGTGGTGACTTTACGCTGGATTTCAGCAAGCTTTCTTGCCCTATTTCTATTTTATTTAGCTATGTCTATGCTCTTTCCAAAACGTTTTAAAAGTCCCGGTCAATGGAGTTACCTAAAAAATTTAATCCAACGTTTTCATTCCGCGAAGTTTTTCCGTTCTCGTAATTCGGGCTGGGTGTTTGGTCTCTTAACGGCCCTGCTTCCTTGCGGGTGGCTTTACACTTACGTTCTTGCCGCGATGGCTAGCGGAAGTATTTGGAGTGGCGTTTTAGTCATGACTCTTTTTTGGCTGGGTGGATTGCCTGTTTTATACTCAGCCCCCCAATTGATCAAAAGCTTGATCGCGGGCACACCCGCACGCAATCAAAAAATTGCAGGTTTTGTGCTGATTTTTTCAAGCTTCTATTCGCTGTGTGTGTTTATGTTTGCCCATCACTAG